The Zingiber officinale cultivar Zhangliang chromosome 2A, Zo_v1.1, whole genome shotgun sequence genomic sequence TCTAATTGTCTCTTAAATATGTTAGAATTGGGGGCTCCAATAAAGTGGATCTCCTTGTGTGTGTAACCTATCTTTTTATGATGGGCTAAAGATATATGTTATTATATAAATAGAGTTacgatttgataaaaaaaaatagagagagagagaggcacATGCACATAaagcttttcttttctcttcccatccaaaattaaaagtaattttCTATATAACTATGTAAAATTTAAGCTCCTAGGCTACAATAAAATGGTAAGACGCTTCCATAATTAATAAGGTATTTATTGGCTGATTCCTAACTACAGTGTATGTACTGTAAAATTAATTTTCTCCTGTGAGAAGATAATGTTGGAAAGTTGGTTATGGAGTGACAAACCGTTCATGCTTCTGGAtttatttttgatggttgataaaaAATTATCGGTTTGAGCAACTAATACCTAGATTCAAAAAATACACTTCTAATTTAAGCATTTTTTAGTAATTCAACGTGAGCAATATTGTTGGGTTTCTAAGGATCACAATATATCTTTCAAGTAAAGAACACTGGTGCAAGATTGTTATGGTTGAAATCCTTGAGAATTTTGATATTGAGGTTTGTAAAAGAAAGGATGATCCTTTTGGATTTGTTGTAcataatagaggttgttttctAACTTGGACTCATAACCTAGGTCACAAGGTAGACGTATTACCGTTACATTAAGACTCTTCTTCGATATTAAAATTCATAAAGGGTAATACCGTGTACAAAACATCCTTCAATACAAGGTCGTTATAATAGGTCAATTATACGTAATCTTATTCTACTTGACAAGATGTTTTCGAAACTCAAACTACCTTTAAATCATACTATAGTAACTTTACCATTACCGAGCCAATAGGAAGGTTCAGGGGTAAATTTTGGTTCAGTGTCTGTTCATTTTAGTTTTCCCCCAGTGTATCTATATTTGCTTGGCATTAGCAGAACATTGTTCTTGATTGATGAACCAGCAGAATCGACTATACAATCCCCATCTGTGAATCAAAgaatgaaaagagcaaaaagaaattcTTAATCATCGTCTTTATTGCAATTGTTATGCTAATTCTTTCACTAGTTCTTCCACCAGCGACTGAAGCATCTCGTCTCCGACCTGCAGGCccagctcctcctcctcctcgtggAAGCATCTCCAGTGTCCGTCCTTCTCCATCTCCCTCAGGGTGGCTGCCTCCCCGTGGCCGCTGTGCTGCTCCGCCTCCCCCCGCAGCCGCCCGTCGATCCACCGCCTGGCGGAGCAGAGCATCTCCGTCGTCGTCGTTGCACCCTGCCGCAGTCGCTGCCTCAATGAGATGACGACGCCGCCCGCTTTGCCGCCTTGGATGAAGAAGTCCAGCAGAAGCTTCTCCCCGCCGCGAGGCGGCGGGTTGGCCTTCAGCCGGCCAAGCAGCTCCCACGcccgctcctcctcctcctcctcctcttcgtaTTCTCCGTCCGACGACCGGGAGCAGCACTCCGCCGCGTGGTCCAGCTCCGCAAGCATTTCGAACCGTCGGATCCGGTGCAGCAATTGCTCCGTCGTCCCTACACCACACGGTAGCACTGCGTCATCAtaacaaaccatacaaaaaataACACATCTCATTTTGCCCCCTAAACTTCTCAAAATCGTCCAATTCACCTGCCAGTCACACATCAAAATATGATATTTTCTCAAAATATATTTTCTTGTGCTGTAGCAGGCCAACAAGATATAGAGGAAGAAATTGACGTGATTTAATAGCGCGGGCCCTACTCAATCAAAGAATCCAAAGAAATTGTTCTTGCGGTGTCGATACAATACAACCAGGTACGGCTTCACACCTTCAAATCTCATCAATTATTTTTTCCCCCCACTTAAATAGTTCATTATttcattgtttttaaaaaatatatattttaaaaccaATCGTAGCCTTACTTTCAATGGAGTCGAGGCTTCTATAGaactcctcttcctcttcatcctccTTCAGTATCAAAACTGGACCCGGTCCAACCTTTCCGTCGACTTCCTGTTTAACAATAAGAATAAGAGCTACATAAATTAGATAATGAAATTGAGTCAAACCGGGTCGAGCACGATTGGACCACAACTCCGGTCCAGTCCGTGGGAGTAAAAAAAGACGAGACCAAAAACCGTGCACGCATGCCACGGTCCCCACTCTTTCTGCGGACAGACGCAGAAAAAAGATAAGAGAATACTATTCATCATTATTAATGGAATATTAACTTACATTACATCAATCCCTATCCTAAACTTTCCGCCGGGCCTCTCGATTAATTACTAATTACGCGCTTAGTTATGTGTAGCAGTGTCTGTTGGTTTTCCGTTTGGAAGCCTCTAATGATGGTTATAGGATTCATTAGGGTGGATTTGGAGAGGCCCGTCGACGATTTTATGGTATTAAAGCGCTGGAAAGCAGCGCACCTAATTGTGGCTTTGGGGCCCCTAAATAATGGAGGGAGCATTGTTTGTCAAATGTGGGGCCGATGGTGCAAAATTAGCGAATTTTAAGGGGTGATGTGAAGTTTTGTAAGATGTGGGTTTCGTTACTCACCGTCGCCGGCGAGGGGGTGGCGGTGGTGCTGGCGAtggtggcttcttcttcttcgttttcTGATGGCTGCGACGACGATGAGGGGGATGACGAGTATTCTTTCTTGGTTTCGCCGGAGGCGGTGGCTGGGTCGTAGGCGAGGACAGGGGAGGCGGCGACCGGCGACACGAATCGGAGGGGCTGCCACCGGACGGGGTTCGCCCACGTGGCGTCTTCGACTGTGGCGGATTTCAGCTCCGCCTCCGGCCTCTGTTTCTTCCTCTTCCAGGAGAGCACCGAGAAGGCGGTGCGCTCCGAGCGCGCCGCCTGCAGGCAGCGCCTTTTGACGGCCTCGATGACGGCGGAGAATTTACCGAGCGCATTCCCGTTGGCCGTCTCCGCGTCTTGGACGGCGGCGCTTCTCCCGGCCGTCTTCTTGCGAAGTTCGCCGTCGAGGAGGCTACGGACGGTGACAACGTCGCCGCCGCCGAGCACGAGGCCGTCGTCGTCGTCGTGGTCGAGCTCCAGGTACTCCTTGAGCATGAGCGGCTTCAGCGCCACCATCGGCGTCGTCATCGATCGAATTGAGGGGGCGGAGGAGGGCGCCgcacgaggaggaggaggaggaggagcttcGTCGGCGATTCGATTGCTTCACGCCATGGGCGAAAGCTGGGTGGGCTTCGTCTTGTTCGACGGCATTTATTAATGGCCGAGCTTCTCCCCCACACTTTGAGTTTATTTACTCCACTGAATCGAGAtaacatttatttattttctaaaaaatatttttaaaatccttttattatCAATATTTATTGTATTACTTTGAATTAAATTATCATCTAAATCGTCCACTTATTACTAACAATAAAGAGCATTATTTTAACAATAATTCTAGACTTTCCTTTCCCTCAGCTGTTAAAACATTCTCGGAAGAGTAATTAGCAGTCAAATTGTCGTTAATAGTTGGGCAAAATTCAAAAACGCTTCTTGTTATTGAAATTCTTAATGTTGCAtccatcttttatttttttttaaattaaaagagCTTCTCACTAATCCCTATATAAAATGACGGCGGTCCTCATATTGTAATAACTATAGTTTTTTTAATTGTTACCATAGTTATAACCGTTATAGCTATGGTTTCTTAATTGTTACTGTAGTTATAACCGTTACAGTTTAATAGTTTCTTTGTTACCTGCTATAACTATGGTAATAATTATGGTTTCATAACTATTATAAAGTgaatttatcatatttatacaaTTGATGGATCGATTTAATATGTATGGTAAAAGATAATAATATGGAACAGCTTATTTGAGGGCAGTTTGTTATTTTCGAAGACAACGGGCGcctatgataaaaattaaaaggacgTCAGTCTTACTGTTAAAAAAAATAGGGCTTCTTTGATTTTTGCCCTTAATACTTTGAAATAAAGGTGGTACGAGACAAGTGAAGTGAAATAATAGCAGCTCAGCCTCGTGTGGCTTTGTTTGGAGAACCTTCATCGACATTGATGGGTTTGTCTTCTTCGATTTAAGttctgtttttttaaaaaaatttatttgtgtATTATAATTTTTACTgttgttttttttctatttcaaattaattatcattGTTTTCTACTGTTATAATATTAACATGCATCCTTTTAAGCATGTAAGTATtggattatatttgattttaatCATTGATTTTAGTGCCAGTAACTTGGGTTAAATCATCGTACGATAAATTCGATTAACTAAGTTAGACGAGTAAATTCGATTAACTAAGTTAGACGAGTTGGTTAGTGGATTCAATTATGAGTTAGATGAGCTGAATGATATGGACGAATCGAATAGATTGTTATATCGAATcgaaataagtttaaaattaagtagATTTATATGATTTTATATGGACATAAAAGGTGATTATGACTAATGCTAGATGGAATAAGACAAGGGTAAGGTTGCAAACATTGACAAGTATTTTTAGATCACGAAACAAGTTTTCATTCATAAATCCCAACATCACATGAGAGGTTTTACATATCACCATGAATTGATGGCCGACCAAATCATGCATCCTTTTTCTTTCATTAATAAAGAATACAAAAAATGAGGAGCAAAAAAACTTTAACATATtccaattatatatatatgggtaAAAATCAAAAGACACTCCAAATGGAACAAAACATCAAATGAATGtctctttattaaaataaataaataaatgtgtcTTTTcagtaattttattttgaaaatatctttTGATCCAATATTGTTGTAGTAATTATCGATAGCTACTACAATATGTAAAAGTTATCGAATAACTATCACAATGTGTAGATGCTATCAAATAGTTGCTACCATCACTAGTTGCTATAACATGTTTAagatgagtttagggtttacactGTGTAAAAATTACCAAATAGATACTACATGCATAAATTACtcggtagttgctacaacatgctTAGGGTGAGTTTAGAATTTAAGACTTAGGATTTAGAGTCTATGaacactattatatcaaaatattatttacctacttgatcaaaattatttaaatttaatcaaaatcacTTTCAAATAGTTGTAAAAGCTATTATGTAGTTGTTACAATCCTAAAGTTCAAATCctaaatttatcataaatatattgTAGCACCTACTATTAGCTTCTATATATTGTAACAACTACTCGTTAGTTTATGTATAGCGTAAACTCTAAATCCTTAATCTTAAACTCACTTTAAACACATTATAACAACTACTAGGTAGCTTCTATACGTTGTAATAGCTATCAGTAGTTGCTATAATAGCACTGGGTCACAGGGATATTTTTGAGAGGTTAACCCATAGATGTCAATATAGGAACCCAACTTAGAAGGTTACCCCTTTAGGATGGGATCTTGGATGGAGAAGAAGGTATAGGCATATCCTTCAAAATCCAagggtgtatatatatatatatataattaaaaaatatattaattattaaatatttatattatcaATTTACCCTCCTATAATATTACTTCTCCTCATCAATCCACTTTCGTATCTCTTTCTCACTAGTGAagaaatttattatgaaaaataaattgaatatttatAAACAAATTTAGTGTTCATGATAatagtttatttttttcattcaatatacaccagatcaattatataaataaacttgaacataTATGTATTCAGTTTGTTAATATTCACGAGCATATTAATCATATTCAtcaataaaattcttatcaatgtgttaaataaatatttaaaaaatttaaaatgaataaataa encodes the following:
- the LOC122041431 gene encoding uncharacterized protein LOC122041431 yields the protein MTTPMVALKPLMLKEYLELDHDDDDGLVLGGGDVVTVRSLLDGELRKKTAGRSAAVQDAETANGNALGKFSAVIEAVKRRCLQAARSERTAFSVLSWKRKKQRPEAELKSATVEDATWANPVRWQPLRFVSPVAASPVLAYDPATASGETKKEYSSSPSSSSQPSENEEEEATIASTTATPSPATEVDGKVGPGPVLILKEDEEEEEFYRSLDSIERTTEQLLHRIRRFEMLAELDHAAECCSRSSDGEYEEEEEEEERAWELLGRLKANPPPRGGEKLLLDFFIQGGKAGGVVISLRQRLRQGATTTTEMLCSARRWIDGRLRGEAEQHSGHGEAATLREMEKDGHWRCFHEEEEELGLQVGDEMLQSLVEELVKELA